Proteins from a single region of Hydra vulgaris chromosome 12, alternate assembly HydraT2T_AEP:
- the LOC136088933 gene encoding uncharacterized protein LOC136088933, with protein MGRPSLNFDEASERTKRRKTEEMRSTFSSSELAFASQMSLRASGACNAGVTVKDLPSTIQHRVANYIESLKLSQISQTPELCAETALSILTEAKLSKHQYCIIRSAAIANSSSFLPSYEKLKEAKKMCYPEDITVTEISAEVKLQSLLNHTCLRIIKTQQNVIDSLNVNILSNFILILKWGFDGSSGRSEYKQRFADGRNSDANVFLTSLVPLQLLSTNSVLGQDIILWKNRTPSSTRFCRPIRLQFLHENVHTSINEKDYIEDKIKSLVPLIIVQHEIEIKIHYKLVMTMIDGKVCNAITLTKSTMRCYLCSATSSQFNNINFVKEIKVDESKLEYGLSTLHAWIRFFECFLHLGYKLGIKKWQARSDIEKSIILQQKLLIQNAFKLQLGLIVDRPKPGCGNTNDGNTARRFFKNSQVSADILGVDLELINRFHVILQVLSSGFPLDADKLDNYSTETALLFVEKYPWYNMPTTVHKVLIHGALITKTAILPIGQLSEDAQESRKKISQRFLQEKFQKKYNA; from the coding sequence ATGGGTCGACCATCTTTGAATTTTGATGAAGCTAGTGAACGAACGAAACGGCGAAAAACAGAGGAAATGCGTTCGACATTTAGTTCATCCGAGTTAGCATTTGCTTCTCAGATGAGTCTTCGGGCTTCAGGAGCATGCAATGCCGGAGTTACAGTTAAAGATTTACCTTCCACAATTCAACACCGAGTCGCAAACTATATAGAGAGCCTTAAATTGTCTCAAATTTCACAAACACCTGAACTATGTGCTGAAACAGCTCTTTCTATACTAACGGAAGCAAAGCTTTCTAAACATCAATATTGCATTATAAGAAGTGCTGCAATTGCGAATAGCTCTTCTTTTTTACCATCTTAcgaaaaacttaaagaagccaaGAAAATGTGTTACCCTGAAGATATAACGGTAACTGAAATAAGCGCCGAAGTAAAACTGCaatctttattaaatcacaCTTGTTTAAGAAttataaaaactcaacaaaatgTAATTGACTCcttgaatgtaaatattttatcaaattttattttaattcttaagtGGGGGTTTGATGGCAGTTCCGGTCGTAGCGAATATAAACAGAGATTTGCCGATGGAAGAAACTCAGATGCAAATGTTTTTCTGACTTCACTTGTACCATTACAACTTTTGAGTACAAATTCAGTTTTAGGTCAAGATATTATTCTATGGAAAAATAGGACACCTTCATCTACTCGATTTTGCCGACCTATCAGACTTCAATTTCTTCACGAAAATGTCCATACAAGCATTAATGAAAAAGACTATAttgaagataaaattaaatcactGGTTCCTCTCATCATTGTTCAACAtgaaatagaaattaaaatacattataaattggTTATGACAATGATTGACGGAAAAGTTTGCAATGCAATAACATTGACGAAATCAACAATGCGGTGTTATTTGTGTTCTGCTACTTCGAGTCAATTCAATAATATCAATTtcgttaaagaaataaaagttgacGAATCAAAATTGGAATACGGTTTATCAACGTTGCACGCATGGATTCgcttttttgaatgttttttgcATCTTGGGTATAAACTTGgaataaaaaaatggcaagcacgTTCTGacattgaaaaaagtataatattacaacaaaaattgttaatcCAGAATGCTTTTAAGCTGCAGCTAGGGTTAATAGTTGATCGACCGAAACCAGGATGCGGTAATACAAATGACGGAAATACAGCtcgaagattttttaaaaactcacaaGTGTCTGCTGATATTCTAGGAGTGGATTTAGAACTAATAAATCGGTTTCATGTAATTTTACAGGTATTATCTAGTGGCTTTCCATTAGACGCAGACAAACTCGATAATTATTCTACCGAAACTGCACTACTTTTTGTTGAAAAGTATCCTTGGTACAACATGCCTACAACAGTGCACAAAGTACTTATTCATGGAGccttaataacaaaaacagcaaTACTACCCATAGGACAACTATCTGAGGATGCACAGGAATCGAGAAAAAAAATATCGCAAAGATTTCTCCAggaaaaattccaaaaaaaatacaatgcatGA